The genome window CAGCCAAAATATCGCCTCTTTGTAAATATGGCCACCTTGCAAGTTTTGAGATCGCATAGTGATGGATTTAACTTTTCGATTTTATTTCATGCACAAACCTGAAACCTGTCAATCGTGAGTTCCCTCACCTTATATGCCAATATTGATGTCTGGCAGATCACACATCTGAGTCTACATCTGATAACCTGGGTTTAAAGGCTTTATTTGTACACAAACAGTATCTGTCACTGACTACCTGTCCTTTTTCtgttatttttttcttaactGTCCCTGACATATGTATCTCAATTATATTGTTAGGTATCAATTCTCAGCAGCCATGTGTTCTCCATAAATGATCATGTAACAGTAGAAGATGCAGCAGGAGAGTATGAATTTGCCATTCGCCAGCTGGTGAAGATTCGGACTGTAGGTGTTTCTGAAAGAAACGACTGTCCAAGGTTCGACCTTATCCTCCTTGGCATCGGACCCGATGGACATGTTGCTTCACTATTCCCCCATCACCCAGCCCTTGAACTGAAAGAGGAATGGGTTACCTACATCACCGATTCTCCCAAGCCGCCACCCGAGAGGATTACCTTCACGCTCCCCGTGATCAACTCAGCTTCCAACATCGCAATAGTGGCTACGGGCGAGGAGAAGGCCATGGTGGCAAACCTTGCTATTGCCGGCACCAACGAAAACTCTGATTCCTCTTCTTTGCCTGCAAGGATGGTTCAGCCAACTGATGGGAAACTGGTCTGGTTCTTGGATTCAGCAGCTGCCTCAGCACTCGAGGTCAGTAATGGTGGTTCCAAAGATGCC of Musa acuminata AAA Group cultivar baxijiao chromosome BXJ1-7, Cavendish_Baxijiao_AAA, whole genome shotgun sequence contains these proteins:
- the LOC135580935 gene encoding probable 6-phosphogluconolactonase 1 codes for the protein MAASGEFKNKSELRVFESTDELATDLAEYISQLSENSVKESGCFTIALSGGSLISFMGKLCEAPYSKTVDWTKWYVFWADERAVAKNHVDSNYKLTKDAFLSKVSILSSHVFSINDHVTVEDAAGEYEFAIRQLVKIRTVGVSERNDCPRFDLILLGIGPDGHVASLFPHHPALELKEEWVTYITDSPKPPPERITFTLPVINSASNIAIVATGEEKAMVANLAIAGTNENSDSSSLPARMVQPTDGKLVWFLDSAAASALEVSNGGSKDAM